In the genome of Girardinichthys multiradiatus isolate DD_20200921_A chromosome 7, DD_fGirMul_XY1, whole genome shotgun sequence, one region contains:
- the tent5c gene encoding terminal nucleotidyltransferase 5C, with amino-acid sequence MDNKEESSCNSVSDLTWEQVCRLNDVLTEVVPVHGRGNFPTLEVQLKDIVARVRSHLELSGIRVKDIRLNGSTASHVLVQDIGWSYKDLDFIFRVDLPTEAEFRLVKDVVLGILLDFLPEGVNKEKITPMTLKEAYVQKLVKVNTEQDRWSLISLSNNNGRNVELKFVDSIRRQFEFSVDSFQIVLDSILSHYEQTQPPMSEAFHPAVRGESVYGDFNTALTHLRSKLIATKRPEEIRGGGLLKYCNLLVRDFRPANQEEFKALERYMCSRFFIDFPDIGEQQRKVEAYLMSHFIGEEKSKYDYLQILRKVVNESTVCLMGHERRQTLHLLSLMAFRVLAEQSAIPDASCVTCYYQPAPYIRDHNFSNYYVANQNIPTWLPCN; translated from the coding sequence ATGGATAACAAGGAAGAATCCAGCTGTAACTCCGTCAGTGACCTTACCTGGGAGCAGGTGTGCCGGCTAAATGACGTTCTCACAGAGGTTGTGCCCGTTCATGGGCGAGGGAACTTCCCCACCTTAGAGGTACAGCTGAAAGACATAGTGGCGCGGGTGCGCTCCCACCTAGAGCTGAGCGGTATCCGAGTGAAGGACATCCGGCTCAATGGCTCCACTGCCAGCCATGTGCTGGTGCAGGATATCGGCTGGAGCTACAAAGATCTGGATTTCATCTTCAGGGTGGACCTGCCCACCGAGGCGGAGTTCAGGCTGGTCAAGGATGTTGTGCTGGGAATCCTCCTGGACTTTCTGCCCGAGGGTGTGAACAAGGAGAAAATCACACCCATGACTCTGAAGGAAGCTTATGTCCAAAAGCTGGTCAAGGTCAACACGGAGCAGGACCGCTGGAGCCTCATCTCCCTGTCCAACAATAATGGCCGCAACGTGGAGCTGAAGTTTGTTGACTCCATCCGCCGACAGTTTGAGTTCAGTGTGGACTCCTTTCAGATTGTGCTGGACTCCATCCTTTCCCACTATGAGCAGACGCAACCGCCCATGTCCGAGGCCTTTCACCCTGCTGTCAGAGGGGAGAGCGTGTACGGAGACTTCAACACTGCACTCACCCACCTGCGTAGCAAGCTCATCGCCACCAAGAGACCCGAAGAGATCCGCGGCGGTGGCCTATTGAAGTATTGCAATCTCCTGGTGCGGGACTTTCGGCCGGCCAATCAGGAGGAGTTCAAGGCCCTGGAGAGGTACATGTGCTCCCGCTTCTTCATAGACTTTCCTGACATCGGAGAGCAGCAACGCAAGGTGGAAGCTTACCTGATGAGCCACTTCATTGGCGAGGAGAAGAGCAAGTATGACTACCTCCAGATTCTACGGAAGGTTGTCAACGAGAGCACTGTGTGCCTCATGGGCCACGAGCGGCGGCAGACCCTCCATCTCCTCTCACTGATGGCCTTCAGAGTGCTGGCGGAGCAGAGCGCCATCCCAGACGCATCCTGCGTCACCTGCTACTACCAGCCGGCACcgtacatcagagaccacaactTCAGCAACTACTACGTGGCGAACCAGAACAttccaacatggctgccatgTAACTGA